A single Capra hircus breed San Clemente chromosome 13, ASM170441v1, whole genome shotgun sequence DNA region contains:
- the CDNF gene encoding cerebral dopamine neurotrophic factor — translation MWCGGAAAMVAFCAGLWVSNPGRAQGQEAGGIPGADCEVCQEFLSRFYNSLIARGVNFSLDTIEKELINFCLDVKGKENRLCYYLGATKDAATKILSEVTRPMSVHMPAAKICEKLKKMDSQICELKYEKKLDLASVDLSKLRVAELKQILHGWGEECRACAEKTDYVNLIKELAPKYAATHPQTEL, via the exons ATGTGGTGCGGCGGCGCAGCCGCAATGGTGGCCTTTTGCGCCGGACTTTGGGTCTCTAACCCGGGGCGGGCGCAGGGCCAGGAGGCCGGGGGAATCCCGGGCGCCGACTGTGAAG TATGTCAAGAATTCTTGAGTCGATTCTACAACTCCTTGATAGCCAGAGGAGTCAACTTTTCCCTGGACACCATAGAAAAGGAATTAATCAACTTTTGCTTGGatgtcaaaggaaaagaaaaccgcCTG TGCTACTATCTAGGAGCAACAAAAGATGCCGCTACTAAGATCCTAAGTGAGGTCACTCGCCCGATGAGTGTGCACATGCCTGCAGCGAAGATTTGTGAGAAGCTGAAGAAGATGGACAGTCAGATCTGTGAGCTGAAATATG AAAAGAAACTGGACTTGGCATCAGTGGACCTGTCCAAGTTGAGAGTAGCAGAGCTGAAGCAGATACTGCATGGCTGGGGAGAAGAGTGCCGGGCCTGTGCAGAAAAAACCGACTACGTGAATCTCATCAAAGAACTGGCACCCAAGTATGCAGCGACGCACCCCCAAACAGAGCTCTGA